Proteins from one Flavobacterium sp. N2038 genomic window:
- the porV gene encoding type IX secretion system outer membrane channel protein PorV: MKKLSLLLICLLVISFAKAQDIERPITTGVPFLLVAADARAAGLADQGVATSADVFSQQWNPAKYAFSIDKQGLSISYTPYLTDLANDISLGQLTYYNKINERSAFAGSFRYFGFGDIELRRTGDPNEVPNIVSPNEFALDGSYSLKLSETFSMAVAARYIRSNLKVASEDVDATAAKSFAVDVAGFYQSEEIAYNDFNGRWRGGFNIQNLGPKISYDNDDLSSNFLPANLRVGGGFDFILDDYNKIGVSLEFTKLLVPTPPGIGTPVDTNGDGDFTDPEDITQEEATTISYNKYNDIGWVEGVFKSFTDAPGGFSEELKEVTYSLAGEYTYQDAFSVRAGYFHESPQKGARQFFSLGAGFKYNIVKVDVSYLFSTSKVKNPLENTLRFSLTFNFGDKYEEY, encoded by the coding sequence ATGAAAAAATTATCACTTTTATTAATTTGTTTACTAGTTATTTCTTTCGCAAAAGCCCAAGACATTGAGCGCCCAATCACAACCGGAGTTCCATTTTTATTAGTAGCAGCTGATGCGAGAGCTGCAGGTTTAGCAGATCAGGGTGTCGCAACTTCTGCAGACGTTTTCTCCCAGCAATGGAATCCTGCCAAATATGCATTCTCAATAGACAAGCAAGGTCTTTCAATCAGCTATACTCCGTATTTAACAGATTTGGCAAATGATATTTCTCTTGGTCAATTAACGTATTATAACAAAATAAACGAACGAAGTGCTTTCGCAGGAAGTTTTCGTTATTTTGGTTTTGGAGACATTGAGTTAAGAAGAACCGGAGATCCAAATGAAGTTCCTAATATTGTATCTCCAAACGAGTTTGCTCTGGACGGATCTTATTCATTAAAATTAAGCGAAACATTTTCTATGGCGGTTGCAGCGAGATATATTCGTTCTAACTTAAAAGTAGCCTCAGAAGATGTAGACGCTACCGCTGCTAAATCATTTGCAGTTGACGTTGCCGGTTTTTATCAATCTGAAGAAATCGCTTACAATGACTTCAACGGAAGATGGAGAGGTGGTTTTAATATTCAGAATTTAGGACCAAAAATCAGCTACGACAATGACGATTTAAGCTCCAATTTTTTACCTGCTAATTTACGAGTAGGTGGAGGCTTTGACTTTATCTTAGACGACTACAATAAAATTGGTGTTAGCCTTGAATTCACAAAATTATTAGTTCCAACACCTCCGGGAATAGGAACACCTGTTGACACAAACGGAGACGGAGATTTTACAGATCCGGAAGATATTACACAAGAAGAAGCCACTACAATTAGCTACAACAAATACAATGATATCGGCTGGGTAGAAGGAGTTTTTAAATCTTTTACAGATGCACCAGGCGGATTTAGCGAAGAATTAAAAGAAGTAACCTATAGTTTAGCCGGAGAATACACCTATCAGGATGCATTCTCAGTAAGAGCAGGATATTTCCACGAGAGCCCTCAAAAAGGAGCCAGACAATTCTTTTCTTTAGGGGCTGGTTTCAAGTACAATATCGTAAAAGTTGACGTTTCCTATTTATTCTCAACTTCAAAAGTTAAAAATCCGTTAGAAAACACCCTTCGTTTTTCTTTAACGTTTAACTTTGGCGACAAATACGAAGAATATTAA
- the cdd gene encoding cytidine deaminase, translating into MKEISITSSFNVYNSIEELSEEIQNLMQQAIEIRKKAYAPYSQFRVGAALLLDNGKIILGSNQENAAYPSGLCAERVAIFHAGSIYPEAKILKIAITAASDTNQTTAPIPPCGSCRQSIAEYEIKQDTPIEIYFMGEIGEVYKSASLKNLLPFMFDKKFL; encoded by the coding sequence ATGAAAGAAATCAGCATTACATCATCCTTTAATGTATATAACAGCATAGAAGAACTCTCAGAAGAAATTCAAAATTTAATGCAGCAGGCTATTGAAATTCGTAAAAAAGCATATGCACCTTATTCTCAATTTAGAGTTGGAGCCGCTTTATTACTGGATAATGGCAAAATAATTTTAGGTTCAAATCAGGAAAATGCAGCATATCCATCGGGATTATGTGCAGAACGCGTAGCAATTTTTCATGCCGGAAGTATTTATCCGGAAGCCAAAATACTAAAAATAGCGATTACTGCAGCTTCAGACACGAATCAGACTACAGCGCCAATTCCACCTTGTGGCTCTTGCCGTCAGTCAATTGCAGAATACGAAATTAAACAAGACACCCCTATCGAAATTTATTTTATGGGAGAAATTGGTGAAGTTTATAAATCGGCATCCCTAAAAAATTTGCTTCCTTTTATGTTTGACAAAAAGTTCTTGTAA
- the pdhA gene encoding pyruvate dehydrogenase (acetyl-transferring) E1 component subunit alpha — protein sequence MKEVTKEVYLKWYEDMLLWRKFEDKLAALYIQQKVRGFLHLYNGQEAVLAGALHAMDLTKDKMITAYRNHVQPIGMGVDPRNVMAELLGKVTGTSKGMGGSMHIFSKEHRFYGGHGIVGGQIPVGAGLAFADKYFNTGGVTMTYFGDGAARQGSLHEAFNMAMLWKLPVVFIVENNGYAMGTSVERTANHTDIWKLGLGYEMPCGPVDGMNPVKVAEAMHEAIERARRGDGPTFLEMKTYRYRGHSMSDAQLYRSKEEVEEYKKIDPITQVLDVILDQKYATEEEIEVIDQRVKDLVEECQKFAEESPYPDLQQLYDVVYAQEDYPFTPHKL from the coding sequence ATGAAAGAAGTTACAAAAGAAGTATATTTAAAGTGGTACGAAGACATGCTACTTTGGAGAAAGTTTGAAGACAAACTTGCAGCATTATACATTCAACAAAAAGTTAGAGGTTTTTTACACCTATATAATGGTCAGGAAGCTGTATTAGCGGGCGCTTTGCACGCTATGGATCTGACTAAAGATAAAATGATTACTGCTTACAGAAATCACGTTCAGCCAATTGGTATGGGAGTTGACCCTAGAAATGTAATGGCAGAACTTTTAGGAAAAGTTACAGGAACTTCTAAAGGTATGGGAGGTTCTATGCACATTTTCTCTAAAGAACACCGTTTTTACGGAGGTCACGGTATTGTTGGTGGACAAATTCCAGTTGGAGCTGGTTTAGCTTTTGCTGATAAATATTTCAACACTGGCGGTGTTACTATGACTTACTTTGGTGATGGTGCTGCTAGACAAGGTTCTCTTCACGAAGCTTTCAATATGGCCATGTTATGGAAACTTCCAGTTGTATTTATCGTTGAAAACAACGGTTATGCAATGGGAACTTCTGTAGAAAGAACCGCAAACCACACTGACATCTGGAAATTAGGTTTAGGTTATGAAATGCCTTGCGGACCTGTTGACGGAATGAACCCTGTAAAAGTTGCTGAAGCAATGCACGAAGCGATCGAAAGAGCGCGTCGTGGAGACGGACCAACTTTCCTTGAAATGAAAACGTACCGATACAGAGGACATTCTATGTCTGATGCACAATTATACCGTTCAAAAGAAGAGGTTGAAGAGTACAAAAAAATCGACCCTATTACTCAGGTTCTTGATGTAATCCTGGATCAAAAATATGCTACAGAAGAAGAAATTGAAGTAATTGACCAAAGAGTTAAAGACTTGGTTGAAGAATGTCAAAAATTCGCTGAAGAATCTCCATATCCAGACTTACAGCAATTATACGATGTAGTATACGCACAAGAAGACTATCCATTTACACCTCATAAACTATAA
- a CDS encoding pyruvate dehydrogenase complex dihydrolipoamide acetyltransferase, protein MAIKVTMPRLSDTMTEGTVATWLKKVGDKISEGDILAEIETDKATMEFESFNEGTLLHIGIQAGETAPVDSLLAIIGKEGEDISALLAGGDAPAEAPKADAPAAEAKTETAAPKAAAELPKGVIVVTMPRLSDTMTEGTVASWLKKVGDTVAEGDILAEIETDKATMEFESFNAGTLLYIGIQEGSTAPVDSLLAIIGPAGTDISGIADNFTAGGAATASAPAQETKAAPAAEKATETVADNSNGRVLASPLAKKIASDKGIQLSQVKGSGENGRIVKSDIENFTPSAQAQQPAATTTAAAPKTETAAPAAPKVFVPAGEVFTEEIKNSQMRKIIAKRLAESLFTAPHYNLVIEVSMDEAMQARAAINSVPDTKVSFNDMVIKACALALKKHPKINSTWKEDAIIINHHVNIGVAVAVEDGLVVPVLKFTDAMSLSQIGGSVRDLAGRAKNKKLGPQEMEGSTFTVSNLGMFGITEFNSIINQPNSAILSVGAIVEKPVVKNGQIVVGNTMMLSLACDHRTIDGATGAQFLQTLKQYIESPVTMLA, encoded by the coding sequence ATGGCGATTAAAGTAACAATGCCTCGTTTGAGCGATACTATGACGGAAGGAACGGTAGCGACTTGGTTAAAAAAAGTAGGCGACAAAATCAGCGAAGGAGATATCCTTGCTGAAATTGAAACAGACAAAGCAACGATGGAGTTCGAATCTTTTAACGAAGGAACTCTTTTACATATCGGAATTCAGGCTGGAGAAACTGCTCCTGTTGATTCATTATTGGCCATCATTGGTAAAGAAGGAGAAGATATTTCTGCTCTTTTAGCTGGTGGTGACGCTCCTGCCGAAGCACCAAAAGCGGATGCTCCTGCTGCAGAAGCAAAAACAGAAACTGCTGCTCCAAAAGCTGCAGCTGAATTACCAAAAGGTGTTATTGTTGTAACCATGCCTCGTTTGAGTGATACAATGACAGAAGGTACAGTAGCAAGCTGGCTAAAAAAAGTTGGCGATACTGTAGCTGAGGGTGATATTTTAGCCGAAATTGAAACAGACAAAGCTACTATGGAGTTTGAGTCTTTCAATGCCGGAACATTATTATACATCGGAATTCAGGAAGGAAGCACTGCTCCTGTTGATAGCTTATTAGCTATTATTGGACCTGCAGGAACTGACATTTCAGGAATTGCCGATAACTTTACTGCCGGAGGTGCTGCAACTGCAAGCGCCCCTGCACAAGAAACCAAAGCTGCTCCTGCTGCTGAAAAAGCAACAGAAACTGTAGCTGATAATTCAAACGGAAGAGTTTTAGCTTCTCCATTAGCTAAGAAAATTGCATCTGACAAAGGAATCCAATTATCACAAGTTAAAGGATCTGGAGAAAACGGACGTATCGTAAAAAGCGATATCGAAAACTTTACTCCATCTGCACAAGCACAACAACCAGCTGCAACTACAACTGCTGCTGCGCCAAAAACTGAAACTGCCGCTCCTGCTGCACCAAAAGTTTTTGTTCCTGCCGGAGAAGTGTTTACAGAAGAGATCAAAAACTCTCAAATGCGTAAAATCATTGCTAAGCGTCTTGCAGAGTCTTTATTTACAGCTCCTCATTACAACTTAGTAATCGAAGTAAGCATGGATGAAGCAATGCAGGCAAGAGCTGCCATCAATAGCGTTCCGGATACAAAAGTATCTTTCAACGATATGGTAATCAAAGCTTGTGCTTTAGCATTGAAAAAACATCCAAAAATTAACTCTACCTGGAAAGAAGACGCTATCATCATCAACCACCACGTAAATATTGGTGTTGCTGTAGCTGTTGAAGACGGATTAGTAGTTCCTGTATTGAAATTTACAGATGCTATGAGTTTATCTCAAATTGGCGGAAGCGTAAGAGACCTTGCCGGAAGAGCTAAAAACAAAAAATTAGGACCACAAGAAATGGAAGGAAGCACATTTACAGTTTCTAACCTTGGAATGTTTGGTATCACTGAATTTAATTCAATTATCAACCAGCCAAACTCTGCAATCCTTTCTGTAGGTGCAATTGTTGAGAAACCAGTAGTTAAAAACGGTCAAATTGTAGTTGGAAACACAATGATGTTATCATTAGCTTGTGACCACAGAACAATTGATGGTGCAACTGGCGCTCAATTCTTACAAACTTTAAAACAATACATCGAAAGCCCAGTTACAATGTTGGCATAA
- a CDS encoding hydrolase/aminopeptidase, which translates to MKKLILVTLFLTAIACQKKEQTEKPTSIVDEHSYSKPELAVVKHLDLDIKVDFDTQTISGKASWTIDNVSKGNEIIFDENTLNITKVTLGDDEKETKFELGKDVEFHGKPLHVTIEPTTTKVNIYYSTTKDAIALQWLTPAQTADKKKPFVFSQGESIWSRTWIPCQDSPGIRFTYNAKVTVPKDLLAVMSAVNPQKKNDTGVYTFKQDKAIPSYLMAIAVGDIEFQSIDNRTGVYAEPSMLKKSAWEFAELGKMVVAAEKLYGPYRWGRYDVLVLPPSFPYGGMENPNLTFLTPGVIAGDRSLTSLLAHELGHSWSGNLVTNATWDDIWLNEGFTTYVEHRIGEEIFGEKEFEMQNVITRKELLDNVAEYGDTNPDTRLKVSLTGRNPDDGISMIPYVKGYAFLRVIENAVGREKFDSFIKNYFDSHAFKSITTEDFVKYINENLIKDDKVLADKIKLEDWIYKPGIPSNITPVSSADFDAIDKIQKSWRETGVQGLSKKITTTTEKQHFIDHLPADITVKEMEALDKEFNFTNGGNFIIKRQWFVQAIRHQYKAANPAIEQFLIGSSRTGSVMMLYKEMVKTPEGKVWANQIFDKAKSGYHATTIQDIKGTLK; encoded by the coding sequence ATGAAGAAATTAATTCTTGTTACTTTATTTCTGACTGCTATTGCCTGCCAGAAAAAAGAGCAAACAGAAAAACCAACCAGCATTGTAGATGAACACAGCTATTCTAAACCAGAACTTGCTGTAGTTAAACACCTTGATCTTGATATTAAAGTTGATTTTGATACACAGACAATTTCAGGAAAAGCATCGTGGACAATTGACAATGTTAGCAAAGGAAATGAAATTATTTTCGACGAAAACACACTAAACATTACAAAAGTAACTTTAGGCGACGACGAAAAAGAAACAAAATTTGAACTTGGAAAAGATGTTGAATTTCATGGAAAACCACTTCACGTTACCATTGAACCAACTACAACTAAAGTAAACATTTACTACAGTACAACAAAAGATGCTATTGCATTACAATGGCTCACACCAGCTCAAACTGCAGATAAAAAGAAACCTTTTGTTTTTTCTCAGGGAGAAAGTATCTGGTCACGTACCTGGATTCCTTGTCAGGATTCACCGGGAATTCGTTTTACTTATAACGCAAAAGTTACCGTTCCTAAAGATTTATTGGCAGTAATGAGCGCAGTAAATCCACAGAAAAAAAATGATACCGGAGTTTATACTTTTAAACAAGACAAAGCAATTCCGTCTTATTTAATGGCAATTGCAGTTGGAGATATTGAATTTCAATCTATCGATAACAGAACCGGAGTTTATGCAGAACCTTCAATGCTAAAAAAATCGGCTTGGGAATTTGCAGAACTTGGAAAAATGGTTGTGGCAGCCGAAAAATTATACGGCCCATACCGTTGGGGACGTTACGATGTATTAGTTCTTCCACCGAGTTTCCCTTATGGCGGAATGGAAAATCCAAACCTAACTTTTTTAACTCCTGGTGTAATTGCAGGAGATCGCTCTTTAACAAGTTTACTGGCACATGAATTAGGACATAGCTGGAGCGGAAACTTAGTTACCAATGCAACCTGGGATGATATTTGGTTAAACGAAGGCTTTACAACTTACGTTGAACACAGAATTGGCGAAGAAATCTTCGGCGAAAAAGAATTCGAAATGCAAAATGTTATCACTCGTAAAGAATTACTTGATAACGTAGCCGAATATGGAGATACAAATCCGGACACCAGACTAAAAGTAAGTCTTACCGGAAGAAATCCTGACGACGGAATCAGTATGATACCTTATGTAAAAGGATATGCCTTTTTAAGAGTTATCGAAAATGCCGTAGGACGCGAGAAATTTGATTCGTTTATCAAAAACTATTTCGATTCGCACGCCTTCAAATCAATTACAACAGAAGACTTTGTTAAATACATCAATGAAAACCTTATTAAAGACGACAAAGTTTTAGCTGATAAAATCAAATTAGAAGACTGGATTTACAAACCGGGAATCCCATCAAATATAACTCCGGTAAGTTCCGCAGATTTTGATGCCATTGATAAAATCCAAAAAAGCTGGAGAGAAACTGGCGTACAAGGATTAAGCAAAAAAATCACAACAACTACAGAAAAACAACATTTTATAGATCATCTTCCAGCAGATATTACAGTAAAAGAAATGGAAGCTCTTGATAAAGAATTTAACTTTACAAATGGCGGTAATTTTATCATCAAACGTCAATGGTTTGTACAGGCAATTCGCCATCAATACAAAGCAGCAAATCCTGCAATTGAACAATTTTTAATAGGAAGCAGCAGGACCGGATCTGTAATGATGCTATATAAAGAAATGGTAAAAACACCAGAAGGAAAAGTTTGGGCAAACCAAATTTTTGATAAAGCAAAATCTGGTTACCACGCTACAACTATTCAAGATATCAAAGGCACTTTAAAATAG
- a CDS encoding glycosyltransferase, whose protein sequence is MNQIKKLLIIGFVWPEPNSSAAGSRMMQLISIFKKDGFEITFASPALDSDFMVDLNAFGVEKKNIALNSSTFDDFIVELNPDVVLFDRFMIEEQFGWRVTEKCPKAIRLLDTEDLHSLRTARQKAFKENRVFKLTDLLSEEVAKREIASVLRCDLSFMISEFEMEVLKNVFKIDSAVLHYLPFLVDEMSEKNLLELPLFSERKHFVFIGNFLHEPNWNTVQYLKETIWPLIKKQLPEAVLEVYGAYPSQKVLQLHQPKNGFYIMGRAANAIEVVKNARIVLAPIRFGAGLKGKLLEAMQCGTPSITTSIGSEAMHANLPWNGFITDDIQEFAKQAVLLYEDENLWKQAQKNGVVIINECYQKNNYADDLIIKVKSLLMNSDEHRLHNFMGNLLQHHAFRSTMYMSKWIEAKNKN, encoded by the coding sequence ATGAATCAAATAAAAAAACTTTTAATTATCGGTTTTGTATGGCCGGAACCAAATTCATCGGCTGCAGGAAGCAGAATGATGCAATTGATCTCTATTTTTAAAAAAGACGGATTTGAAATTACATTTGCAAGTCCGGCTCTGGATAGTGATTTCATGGTTGATTTAAACGCGTTTGGAGTCGAAAAAAAGAACATAGCTTTAAATAGTTCAACTTTTGATGATTTTATAGTCGAATTAAATCCTGATGTTGTTTTATTTGATCGCTTTATGATCGAAGAACAATTTGGCTGGCGTGTTACTGAGAAATGCCCAAAAGCCATTCGTCTTTTAGATACAGAAGATTTACATAGTTTGCGAACTGCGAGGCAAAAAGCTTTTAAAGAAAACAGGGTTTTTAAATTGACAGATTTACTTTCGGAAGAAGTTGCTAAACGTGAAATTGCCAGTGTTTTAAGATGTGATTTGTCTTTTATGATTTCTGAATTTGAAATGGAAGTTTTAAAAAATGTCTTTAAAATTGATTCAGCTGTATTGCATTATTTGCCATTTTTAGTAGATGAAATGTCAGAGAAAAATCTTTTGGAATTGCCTTTGTTTAGTGAACGAAAGCATTTTGTTTTTATAGGTAATTTTCTTCATGAGCCTAATTGGAATACAGTTCAGTATTTAAAAGAAACAATTTGGCCTTTGATAAAAAAGCAATTGCCGGAAGCTGTTTTAGAAGTTTATGGTGCTTACCCTTCTCAAAAGGTTTTGCAATTGCATCAGCCCAAGAATGGATTTTATATTATGGGAAGGGCGGCAAATGCAATAGAAGTGGTTAAAAATGCCCGAATTGTTTTGGCGCCAATTCGTTTTGGAGCTGGTTTAAAAGGAAAATTATTAGAAGCTATGCAATGCGGAACGCCAAGTATTACTACATCTATTGGTTCAGAAGCAATGCATGCAAATCTACCCTGGAATGGTTTTATTACAGATGATATACAAGAGTTTGCAAAACAGGCTGTTCTCTTGTATGAGGATGAAAATCTTTGGAAACAAGCTCAGAAAAATGGTGTTGTAATCATTAATGAATGTTATCAGAAGAATAATTATGCTGATGATTTAATCATAAAAGTAAAATCTTTATTGATGAATTCTGATGAGCATCGCCTGCATAATTTTATGGGTAATTTATTGCAGCATCATGCTTTTAGGAGCACCATGTATATGTCGAAATGGATTGAAGCTAAGAATAAAAACTAA
- a CDS encoding tRNA-(ms[2]io[6]A)-hydroxylase has translation MLGLKLATDPRWVNIVESNIEEILTDHAWCEQKAASNAISLVTYNSELEELVTEMLVIAREELEHLQMVHDIIKKRGLTLGRERKDHYVNELFKFMKKDGSRKDALCDRLLFSAMIEARSCERFKVLSENIKDEELAKFYRDLMISEAGHYTTFLGFARKYTDNIDIDKRWKEWIEYEGSIITNYGKKETVHG, from the coding sequence ATGTTAGGACTAAAATTAGCTACGGACCCACGCTGGGTAAATATTGTTGAATCGAATATCGAAGAAATATTAACGGATCATGCCTGGTGTGAACAAAAAGCGGCTTCAAATGCAATTAGTTTAGTCACATACAACTCCGAATTAGAGGAATTAGTTACCGAAATGCTTGTTATTGCAAGAGAAGAATTAGAGCATTTACAAATGGTTCACGACATTATCAAGAAAAGAGGCCTGACGCTTGGGCGTGAAAGAAAAGATCATTATGTGAATGAACTTTTTAAATTCATGAAGAAAGACGGAAGCCGAAAAGACGCCCTTTGTGATCGTTTGTTATTCTCGGCCATGATTGAAGCCCGAAGCTGTGAGCGTTTCAAAGTCCTTTCAGAAAATATAAAAGACGAAGAATTAGCCAAATTCTACAGAGATTTAATGATTTCAGAAGCCGGACACTATACTACTTTTTTAGGCTTTGCAAGAAAATATACAGACAATATAGATATAGACAAACGTTGGAAAGAATGGATCGAATATGAAGGTTCAATCATTACCAATTATGGAAAAAAAGAAACTGTACACGGATAG